DNA sequence from the Suttonella indologenes genome:
CTGTCGATGGTAATCACGCAGTTAGTGATGTGGTCTGTAAGCGGTAACAGGGCTAGAGTCGAGCCGTAGAAGAAGCATTCAAAGGCGGTATGGTCATTGCTGATGCTGTGTTCAAGACGGAAAACCAAGACGGTACGCCCGAAATCATGCATATCGCAGACGATGCCCATTTGGCGGCGCACACTAGAAAGACGGCTGTCGGCGGCAACCAATAATGGGGCATGCAATTGCGTACCATTAGATAACGTAACGCTGGCACGCTGCGCGTCGCTGGTGCTATGCACGACTTTTTCCTGCAAAAACCAATGGAGATTATGTTGTTTTTGCGCGGCGGCATAGGCGGCGCGGCGGATATTGTGATTGGAAACCAAATAGCCGAGCGTATCAATCGGGCGCTTTTTGCTGTCGGTCGGCGGCAGAGCGAAATGCAGTTGATACGGGCTGTCGCCATTGACGACTTTGGCTTCGCGCAAGAAATAAATCTCATCTTCGGCAAAGCCCTGCCAAATGCCTAGGTTTTCCAAGATATGTTTTGAGGGATGGGTAAGCGCGATTTCGCGTCCGTCAAAAGGCGGATTACTCAGCTCTTCCGCCGAATGTGGGTCAATCACGGCGATATCTAAGCCGCTGTCGGCTAATGCGCGGCACAAACTCAATCCGCTTGGACCGGCGCCGACAACGATGAGGTCAAATTCTGTACGCATAGTTCTATCCTAATCTTCTGAAAGTTATGCCGAAAGCGACGCAGTATAGCATAGGCTGCGGCAGGTAAAAATGCTAGACAATACTTTAAATCTCTGATAATGATTTATTTTTCTTGATTTTGCCGCGTTTTTTCTGCCTGCGCCAAGGCGGCTTGCACGGCACTGCGATCGCGCATATCGCCCTTACCTTCGGCGGCAAGCAAGAGGAGTTTGTCTAAAAACTGCCGAGCATTCAACTCATGAACTGCGCTGTCGGGACGCTGAATTTTTTGTTCGATATCCGCGTCATGGGCAAGCAGAAAGCGCACAAGCTCCGGCTCGTTAAACAAGACCGCCTCATGCAGAGGACTTAAGCCGGAATGACCCAGCTCATTGACATCGCAGCCGCGCGCGACTGCGGCTTCTAAAGCGCTTTGCAATGCGGCTTTATCGAAATCCGGCAGACCGTAAGAGGCGACAAGCAAATTCAAAATAGGCCGCGCCTCCTCGCCCGGCACAATCACAGCATAGCATTGTTTTTCATCGCTATATTCAAAATTTTGCATCAGTTCGATGCGTTGCTGCGCTTCGGCTGCTTCTTTTACTGAAGCAGTTGCTTTATTAGCTGCGGCAGATGCTTGTAAACAAGCAAGGCTTAAGCAAACCGTAAGTAACAGAGGGGATAAATTCATGTGTTTTCTCCTTCGAAAAGCGCTAGTTATCAGCCGCAAACAGCGGTCTTTGCGGTCAAAGCTTTGTTAAGCTCTCTAAAAGTCTTATAGGATAAGATTTTTCAGGTCTTTTAGCATGTTTCAACACACAGAGCGACCCATAAAGCGTCGCTCTACGTGTTGCTCTGAATTGGAAGAGGTTACACCTCTCCCAATTTGATTATCCTCCCTAAAGGGAGGGGTTTCAACCAGTAAGGAAATTTTGATGAAATTTGTTCTTCAACATTGAAATGTAGAGAATTAATTTTTCTCATTTTTTATGCAAGCAGAAAGAAATGAGATTTTTTGAGGTTTTCTGTGAAAAATATTGTGGTTTTTTCTACATTCCAAGAAAACATTACTTGTTCTTTATTCTATAAATTTGTTAATATGCCTTTGGAAAAATATTGCAGCACATTTTAACACTTTGATTATGTAGAGGATTAATCATGCAAGCATCATTACAAGACATTTTAGATACTGTTAAAGCCAACAATCTGACCTATCAGCAAAAAGTGATGTGTTTGGCGAACATCGCCGAACGCCTGTTTAAGCCCACCGAATTGCTCGGCTACACCGAGGAAGAGTGGGAACATATCGAAAACCAAATGATCTGCGACCTCAATGAAGGCTATGCGATTTACCGCCCGCGCTATATTTTGCCGGACTATGAGGTTTACATTCGCAAAGGTTGTGAATTTTTGGACTTGCCTGCGCCTAAAGACTTAGACGAGGCTTTAGACGGCTTGCTGATTTTATATTCTCACGTCCCTTCCATCACGACTTATCCGGTCTATATCGGAAGATTGGATGTATTATTAGATCCTTTTATTACAAATGAAGAACAGGACTATATCAAAATCAAGAGATTTTTAAATCATATCGATAAAACCATTCCTGATTCATTCTGCCATGCTAATGTCGGCCCAAATGATACTAAAGCGGGGCGTTTGATATTAAAAGCAGTAATTGAATTAGAAAACACCACGCCTAATATGAGTATTCGCTATGATAAAGAAAAAACGTCACGCGAATTTGCCGAATTGGCTGCTAAAGCCTGTTTATTAGTTTCTAAACCCTCTTTTGCCAATGATGCCTATTACCGCGCAGATTTAGGCGATGATTACGGCATTGCCAGCTGCTATAACGCGCTGCCGGAATGCGGCGGCGCTTATACGCTCACCCGTCTGCGTTTGGGAACGATTGCGCGTGCTTGCCAAAATCTTGACGAAATGATTCATCAATTATTACCGAAAGTTGCAAATCTTGCGCTTTCTACCATGGACAAACGGCATAAATTCCTTGTAGAAGAAAGCAACTTTTTCAGCAGTAGCTTTTTAGCAAAAGAAGGCTTTATTAAAAGAAGTAACTTCACCAGCATGATTGCTATTGTCGGCCTGGCGGATGCCGTTAATTATTTGCTCAAACAAGAAGGAATCAACGAAACTTTCGGACAAAGCAAGCGCGGAGACGAAATCG
Encoded proteins:
- a CDS encoding ankyrin repeat domain-containing protein; the encoded protein is MNLSPLLLTVCLSLACLQASAAANKATASVKEAAEAQQRIELMQNFEYSDEKQCYAVIVPGEEARPILNLLVASYGLPDFDKAALQSALEAAVARGCDVNELGHSGLSPLHEAVLFNEPELVRFLLAHDADIEQKIQRPDSAVHELNARQFLDKLLLLAAEGKGDMRDRSAVQAALAQAEKTRQNQEK
- the ubiM gene encoding 5-demethoxyubiquinol-8 5-hydroxylase UbiM, which codes for MRTEFDLIVVGAGPSGLSLCRALADSGLDIAVIDPHSAEELSNPPFDGREIALTHPSKHILENLGIWQGFAEDEIYFLREAKVVNGDSPYQLHFALPPTDSKKRPIDTLGYLVSNHNIRRAAYAAAQKQHNLHWFLQEKVVHSTSDAQRASVTLSNGTQLHAPLLVAADSRLSSVRRQMGIVCDMHDFGRTVLVFRLEHSISNDHTAFECFFYGSTLALLPLTDHITNCVITIDSRKVHTLTSLAPQALADHVAAQVQHRFGEMRLISEVCDYPLMGTHARRFHATRCALIGDAACGMHPVTAHGYNLGLQSQEILARLILRQHGQGKDIGADNMLAAYTRQHQRNTLPLYHGTNLIVKLFTRETPIAKVVRGGVLRVSNKLPFLKTIITRQLTG
- a CDS encoding YjjI family glycine radical enzyme, yielding MQASLQDILDTVKANNLTYQQKVMCLANIAERLFKPTELLGYTEEEWEHIENQMICDLNEGYAIYRPRYILPDYEVYIRKGCEFLDLPAPKDLDEALDGLLILYSHVPSITTYPVYIGRLDVLLDPFITNEEQDYIKIKRFLNHIDKTIPDSFCHANVGPNDTKAGRLILKAVIELENTTPNMSIRYDKEKTSREFAELAAKACLLVSKPSFANDAYYRADLGDDYGIASCYNALPECGGAYTLTRLRLGTIARACQNLDEMIHQLLPKVANLALSTMDKRHKFLVEESNFFSSSFLAKEGFIKRSNFTSMIAIVGLADAVNYLLKQEGINETFGQSKRGDEIATLIMDTLQQVNDAHTGLYVERTNNQYLLHAQVGANNHAEDKMNTPAHRIRVGEEPTLLAHLKQSAPFHKYFPSGTGDLFAFDQTYIDHLDAVVDIIDGSFANGYRYITTYLKNTDLIRVTGYLVKKSEVEKYRKGEAVLRDTTWYGSGTDDCAKVFDRQLRDEDNINIGA